In Lewinellaceae bacterium, a single window of DNA contains:
- a CDS encoding transposase zinc-binding domain-containing protein, whose protein sequence is MIRSIRASAVKLRRELSRKLSRTVCRTPALGGKRITCQGCGQVRYQYLSCGNSQCPQCQPCGITALKPPCTNSTGPGHQAPTVARQVALPHVASALLPHHFYSAA, encoded by the coding sequence TTGATCCGCTCTATCCGGGCTTCGGCCGTGAAACTTCGGCGTGAGCTCAGTCGAAAGCTCAGCCGAACGGTGTGCCGAACGCCGGCTTTGGGAGGCAAGCGCATCACCTGCCAGGGCTGTGGGCAGGTACGTTACCAATATTTGTCCTGTGGCAACAGCCAATGCCCGCAGTGTCAGCCCTGTGGAATAACTGCCCTGAAGCCGCCCTGCACAAATTCCACAGGGCCAGGGCATCAAGCGCCTACAGTGGCAAGACAGGTTGCGCTGCCGCATGTTGCAAGTGCCCTACTGCCACATCACTTTTACTCTGCCGCATGA
- a CDS encoding 4Fe-4S binding protein, which translates to MSANEPIRDTEAYRDSIATVDEAGKRVWIYPKKPKGPYTNARTYVSWVLLAFLFGMPFIKVNGEPLLLFNVLERKFILFGITFMPQDFHLFVLAMLTFIVFIVLFTVVWGRLFCGWVCPQTIFMEMVFRKIEYAIEGDANAQRRLDKAPWTTDKIIKKAGKQAIFFVIAVLVANTFLAYIIGIDEVIKIATEPLSLHWTGFIAMLLFSGAFYFVFSYLREQVCVTICPYGRLQGVMLDQNSIVVAYDFVRGEPRGKIKKSKKPKPANSPLSKIQSEVDTATAEAPPGYAAKKASNGNPAEEMKAELGDCIDCTLCVQVCPTGIDIRDGTQLECVNCTACMDACDEVMVKVNRPKGLIRYDSYNGIVEGRKKLFTPRVIAYTVVLAILIIVNIVLLTARTDVETLLLRTPGVLPQQVDETHVSNLYNYQVINKTNKAMPVEFRLAGGLEATGSIQLIGQAPTAEAGKVAEGALFIILEKGALQGHKTEVVVEVYSNGELVDQAETNFMAPGR; encoded by the coding sequence ATGAGCGCAAACGAGCCAATCAGAGATACAGAAGCCTATCGGGACTCGATAGCAACGGTCGACGAGGCGGGCAAGCGGGTGTGGATCTATCCGAAAAAGCCCAAAGGGCCTTACACCAACGCCCGCACCTATGTAAGCTGGGTGCTGCTGGCCTTTCTCTTCGGGATGCCCTTTATCAAGGTCAACGGAGAGCCGCTCCTGCTGTTCAACGTCCTGGAGCGAAAGTTCATCCTCTTCGGCATCACCTTTATGCCGCAGGATTTTCACCTGTTCGTGCTGGCCATGCTCACCTTTATCGTATTCATCGTTCTGTTTACGGTAGTCTGGGGGCGCCTGTTCTGCGGTTGGGTTTGCCCGCAGACCATCTTCATGGAGATGGTTTTCCGCAAGATCGAATACGCTATCGAAGGAGACGCCAACGCCCAGCGCCGGCTGGACAAAGCGCCCTGGACGACCGACAAGATCATTAAGAAAGCAGGCAAGCAGGCCATTTTCTTCGTCATTGCCGTATTGGTGGCCAATACTTTTCTGGCTTATATCATCGGCATTGATGAGGTGATCAAGATCGCTACCGAGCCGCTTTCGCTCCATTGGACAGGCTTCATCGCCATGCTCCTCTTTTCCGGAGCGTTCTATTTTGTCTTTTCCTACCTGCGCGAACAGGTATGCGTAACCATTTGCCCCTACGGCCGCCTGCAGGGCGTTATGCTGGACCAAAACTCCATCGTAGTGGCTTATGATTTTGTGCGGGGAGAGCCCCGGGGAAAGATAAAGAAGAGCAAGAAGCCGAAACCGGCCAACAGCCCTCTGTCTAAAATTCAGAGCGAGGTGGACACCGCAACGGCGGAAGCCCCTCCAGGCTACGCGGCGAAGAAGGCCAGCAACGGCAACCCCGCCGAAGAAATGAAAGCCGAGCTGGGAGACTGCATCGACTGTACCCTCTGCGTGCAGGTATGCCCTACCGGCATCGACATTCGGGACGGCACCCAGTTGGAGTGCGTCAACTGCACCGCCTGCATGGACGCCTGCGACGAGGTGATGGTAAAAGTCAACCGCCCCAAGGGCCTCATCCGCTACGACAGTTACAATGGCATCGTGGAAGGGCGCAAGAAGCTCTTTACCCCGCGCGTGATCGCTTATACCGTAGTGCTCGCTATCCTGATTATTGTCAACATCGTGCTGCTGACTGCCCGCACCGATGTGGAAACCCTGTTGCTGCGCACCCCGGGCGTGCTGCCTCAGCAGGTCGACGAGACGCATGTCAGCAACCTCTACAATTACCAGGTGATCAATAAGACCAATAAAGCAATGCCGGTGGAATTCCGCCTGGCGGGCGGCCTGGAAGCAACCGGCAGCATTCAGCTGATCGGCCAGGCGCCCACCGCCGAAGCCGGCAAGGTGGCAGAAGGCGCCTTGTTCATCATCCTGGAGAAGGGCGCCCTGCAGGGGCATAAAACGGAGGTCGTCGTAGAAGTCTATTCCAACGGCGAGCTGGTCGACCAGGCGGAGACGAACTTTATGGCGCCGGGGAGGTAG
- a CDS encoding AbrB/MazE/SpoVT family DNA-binding domain-containing protein: MEISVIRIGNSKGIRLAKTILDTYGIRDKVELILKEGYLILKPVSKPREGWEASFKMMHEQGDDELLIDDIFEDEDLQEEESH, translated from the coding sequence ATGGAAATCTCAGTAATCAGGATTGGGAATTCAAAAGGAATAAGATTGGCTAAGACAATCTTGGATACATATGGTATTCGAGATAAAGTTGAACTGATCCTCAAGGAGGGATATCTGATCCTCAAACCAGTTAGTAAACCAAGAGAAGGATGGGAGGCTTCATTCAAAATGATGCATGAGCAAGGAGACGATGAACTGTTAATTGATGACATTTTTGAAGATGAGGACCTTCAAGAAGAGGAAAGTCATTGA
- a CDS encoding DUF433 domain-containing protein yields MTQHSPYRSAGLSARPPYAQTVEQSPEKRKNGKPVIKNTRIPVDLILEKMSEGETIDDLLRAYPRINKEAIMACLAFASESVKNEVQ; encoded by the coding sequence ATCACCCAACACAGTCCATATCGATCAGCCGGGCTAAGCGCCCGCCCCCCGTATGCACAAACCGTTGAACAATCACCAGAAAAAAGGAAAAATGGTAAACCAGTAATAAAAAATACGAGGATACCGGTCGATTTGATACTAGAAAAGATGTCAGAAGGAGAAACTATTGACGATTTATTGAGAGCCTATCCAAGAATTAATAAAGAAGCGATTATGGCATGTTTAGCATTTGCATCAGAATCTGTTAAAAATGAAGTTCAATAG
- a CDS encoding phage integrase N-terminal SAM-like domain-containing protein, with protein MNTHTDYLQKLQDWMELRNYSKATVSAYRCGLGQFLQWRESEGFTAPFGQEEARRYLLSRYRSGKKWQTVNGDYSAMRKFYEHVLGQEWDVEHLPRPRKERSLPSILSTQEVARLINRGRTLKHQVFMVLLYGTGLRLSEALNLRIVDIDGPHME; from the coding sequence ATGAACACACACACAGATTACCTCCAGAAGTTACAAGATTGGATGGAGCTGCGCAACTACAGCAAAGCCACCGTTTCAGCCTATCGCTGCGGCTTAGGGCAGTTTTTGCAGTGGCGGGAATCAGAAGGCTTTACTGCCCCGTTCGGACAGGAAGAAGCGCGGCGTTATTTGTTGAGCCGTTACCGCAGCGGCAAGAAGTGGCAGACGGTGAACGGGGATTATTCGGCGATGCGCAAGTTCTACGAGCACGTCCTTGGACAAGAATGGGATGTGGAGCATTTGCCCCGGCCGCGCAAGGAGCGGAGCCTGCCCAGCATTTTGTCCACTCAGGAAGTGGCGCGTTTGATCAACCGTGGGCGGACATTGAAGCATCAAGTTTTCATGGTGTTGCTGTATGGGACTGGCCTGCGGCTGAGCGAGGCCTTAAACCTGCGGATAGTGGATATTGACGGCCCCCATATGGAATAA
- a CDS encoding sulfite exporter TauE/SafE family protein — protein sequence MALWTAFTIGLLGSLHCVGMCGPIALSLPYQGSRRWHAAVNVLLYNLGRVATYCLLGLLIGLVGRGFFLAGFQSYVSIGLGALLLAIALFSINVESSLLRIPFVQRLNSWVKQQLGRLLRRRGPGRLFLIGLLNGLLPCGLVYMAIAGALAAGRIFDSALYMALFGIGTIPLMLATALAGQFIQLQWRARLRKLIPVFLVGFALLFILRGLNFDVPAGLQFWNDMQNAPMCK from the coding sequence ATGGCGCTGTGGACGGCATTTACGATCGGTTTGCTGGGCAGCCTGCACTGCGTAGGCATGTGCGGGCCGATTGCCCTGTCGCTGCCCTATCAGGGAAGCCGCCGGTGGCATGCCGCCGTCAATGTGCTGCTCTACAACCTGGGGCGGGTGGCGACATATTGCCTGCTCGGCCTGCTCATCGGCCTGGTGGGGCGCGGCTTTTTCCTGGCGGGATTCCAGTCTTACGTATCCATTGGGCTGGGCGCCCTCCTGTTGGCCATCGCCCTGTTTTCCATCAATGTAGAAAGCAGCCTGTTGCGCATTCCGTTCGTGCAGCGGCTGAACAGTTGGGTGAAACAACAACTCGGCCGGCTGCTGCGGCGGCGGGGCCCCGGCAGGCTCTTCCTGATCGGCCTGCTCAACGGCTTGCTGCCCTGCGGGCTGGTTTACATGGCCATCGCCGGCGCGCTGGCGGCCGGCCGCATCTTCGACAGCGCCCTGTACATGGCCCTCTTCGGCATAGGAACCATACCCCTGATGCTGGCGACCGCCCTGGCCGGCCAGTTCATCCAACTGCAATGGCGCGCGCGCCTGCGGAAATTGATTCCGGTTTTCCTGGTGGGCTTTGCCCTGCTGTTCATCCTCCGGGGGCTGAATTTTGACGTGCCGGCGGGGCTGCAGTTCTGGAACGACATGCAGAATGCGCCGATGTGCAAATAG
- a CDS encoding type II toxin-antitoxin system PemK/MazF family toxin, which yields MKKVKQYQIVIVNLDPTIGSEIKKTRPCVVISPDEMNKYLNTIIIAPVTSKSKSYPTRVEIEVRGNQNWVVIDQIRTIDKRRIVKTGGNLNQDEINRVKEVIRETLVD from the coding sequence ATGAAGAAGGTGAAACAGTATCAAATAGTAATTGTGAATTTGGACCCCACAATTGGTAGTGAAATAAAGAAAACCCGGCCATGTGTAGTAATCTCACCTGATGAGATGAATAAATACCTGAACACAATAATAATTGCTCCAGTAACATCAAAATCAAAAAGCTATCCTACAAGGGTAGAAATTGAAGTAAGAGGAAATCAGAATTGGGTAGTGATAGATCAAATTAGGACTATAGATAAGCGGCGAATAGTAAAAACAGGCGGTAACCTTAACCAAGATGAGATTAACCGAGTAAAAGAGGTGATAAGGGAAACGTTGGTAGACTAA
- a CDS encoding tyrosine-type recombinase/integrase, which translates to MRVVKGKGAKGRYVSLPDCLLKVLRNYYRAYRLEEYLFNGKYRGSRWPALWNSRREYSTGANRSAQHSLEQAQQAAGIERNVSPHILRHCYATHHLENGTNLVYLKEQLGHKHLKTTARYPDSHRGLCQSYHKRVAHPVE; encoded by the coding sequence TTGCGGGTAGTAAAAGGCAAGGGCGCCAAGGGGCGCTATGTGTCCCTTCCGGATTGCCTGTTGAAGGTATTGCGCAACTACTACCGGGCATACCGGCTGGAAGAGTACCTGTTCAACGGCAAGTACCGAGGCAGCCGCTGGCCTGCCCTGTGGAATTCACGCAGGGAATATTCCACGGGGGCCAACCGCTCTGCGCAACATTCCCTGGAGCAGGCGCAGCAGGCGGCGGGAATAGAACGCAACGTATCGCCGCATATCCTGCGGCATTGCTATGCCACGCACCACCTGGAGAATGGCACGAATTTGGTATATTTGAAGGAGCAGTTAGGCCACAAGCACTTAAAAACGACAGCCCGTTACCCCGATAGCCATCGGGGCTTATGCCAGTCGTACCACAAACGAGTAGCCCACCCTGTGGAATAA
- a CDS encoding FixH family protein: MKFNWGTGIALFYSIFVLALVFAVYRSTQYDHSLVSEHYYADDLAYQQHYNKLANAQQLTEDLKIWNKIQKAEVELHFPAEFGEVSGEVYFFCPSDQQSDFRLPVQADAGHVQRIPTQGLRPGRWKVKVNWKAEGKEFYKEETINI, from the coding sequence ATGAAATTTAATTGGGGAACCGGAATTGCGTTGTTTTACTCGATTTTCGTGCTGGCGCTGGTGTTTGCGGTCTACCGTTCCACCCAGTATGACCACAGCCTGGTCTCAGAGCATTACTACGCCGACGACCTGGCCTACCAGCAGCATTACAACAAGCTGGCAAACGCCCAGCAATTGACAGAAGACCTGAAAATCTGGAACAAGATACAGAAGGCAGAAGTGGAACTCCACTTCCCCGCTGAATTCGGAGAAGTATCCGGAGAAGTGTACTTCTTCTGCCCTTCTGATCAGCAAAGCGACTTCAGGCTGCCCGTGCAGGCCGATGCCGGCCATGTGCAGCGCATTCCTACGCAGGGGCTGCGGCCGGGCCGTTGGAAGGTGAAGGTCAACTGGAAAGCGGAGGGCAAGGAATTTTATAAAGAAGAAACCATTAATATTTAA
- a CDS encoding c-type cytochrome, whose protein sequence is MKNKTLKLIPAALPLLLLSVNSWGQAAEGGAGNPYFYDGLLSYGMLFLAAAVFIAALAALYNLLNIMVKVQQIRIYQEQGIEAYVEETKKPQQSFFQRLYKRMTNVVPVEKEEDILFDHEYDGIRELDNVLPPWWVAMFYVTIAFGVVYYTYYHFAGAGPSSTEEYKMEMERAEKAVQAYLATQSNRVDETNAELLTDEQSIAAGKAIYEGKGTCFTCHGMQGEGGIGPNMTDPYWIHGGGIKDLFKTIKYGVPEKGMISWKDQLAPAEMQQVASYILSLQGTNPPNPKEPQGELYQQVDNAAPADTSATGANKQDADAIGMQ, encoded by the coding sequence ATGAAAAATAAAACCCTCAAGTTGATACCGGCAGCACTGCCTCTGCTCCTGCTATCCGTCAACAGTTGGGGCCAGGCGGCGGAAGGCGGCGCCGGCAACCCCTATTTCTACGATGGTTTGCTGTCTTACGGGATGCTGTTTCTGGCGGCTGCCGTTTTCATTGCCGCCCTCGCCGCCCTGTACAACCTGCTCAACATCATGGTGAAGGTGCAGCAAATCCGCATCTACCAGGAACAGGGGATCGAGGCTTACGTGGAAGAAACTAAAAAGCCGCAGCAATCCTTCTTCCAGCGCCTGTACAAGCGCATGACCAACGTAGTGCCGGTGGAAAAGGAAGAAGACATCTTGTTCGACCACGAATACGATGGCATTCGCGAGCTCGACAACGTGCTGCCTCCCTGGTGGGTGGCCATGTTCTACGTCACGATTGCATTCGGAGTGGTCTATTATACGTACTACCACTTTGCCGGCGCCGGGCCGAGTTCTACGGAAGAATATAAAATGGAAATGGAGCGCGCCGAAAAAGCCGTGCAGGCCTACCTGGCTACCCAATCCAACCGGGTGGATGAGACCAACGCGGAATTGCTCACCGACGAGCAGTCAATAGCCGCCGGAAAGGCAATCTATGAAGGCAAAGGCACCTGCTTCACCTGCCACGGCATGCAGGGCGAAGGCGGCATCGGCCCCAATATGACTGACCCCTACTGGATACACGGTGGCGGTATTAAAGACCTGTTCAAGACCATTAAGTACGGCGTTCCGGAAAAAGGGATGATTTCCTGGAAGGACCAACTGGCCCCGGCAGAAATGCAACAGGTGGCCAGCTACATCCTGAGCCTGCAGGGCACCAACCCGCCCAACCCTAAAGAGCCTCAGGGCGAGCTCTACCAGCAGGTGGACAATGCCGCCCCGGCTGATACTTCTGCCACGGGAGCGAATAAGCAAGACGCGGACGCTATTGGAATGCAGTAG
- a CDS encoding transposase → MLQVPYCHITFTLPHDLNGLARRNSWEVYNLMFRSAWQTVRRLCKKPKNVGGLPGMSAVLHTWGSDLKYHVHLHCLVTFGGYNEQDDKWHWPKRKRKIARYRKLSGKYRAIFLKRLKKLMESGQVDYHQSYEELESSLPKKRWVVNHQWPTAETKVIEEYLGRYICRIGISNKRLSYDKNGQNVCIEYNNYREQKAGLPAPKA, encoded by the coding sequence ATGTTGCAAGTGCCCTACTGCCACATCACTTTTACTCTGCCGCATGATTTAAATGGGCTGGCGCGGCGCAACTCCTGGGAGGTGTATAATTTGATGTTCCGTTCGGCCTGGCAAACCGTGCGGCGGCTGTGTAAAAAGCCAAAGAACGTAGGGGGCTTGCCCGGCATGAGCGCCGTGCTCCATACTTGGGGCTCAGACTTGAAGTATCACGTGCACCTGCACTGCCTGGTAACCTTCGGAGGCTACAATGAGCAAGATGACAAGTGGCACTGGCCAAAGCGCAAGCGAAAGATAGCGCGCTATCGCAAGCTAAGCGGGAAGTACCGCGCTATATTCCTGAAAAGGTTAAAGAAGCTGATGGAATCGGGCCAGGTGGATTACCACCAAAGCTACGAGGAATTGGAAAGCAGCCTGCCTAAGAAACGCTGGGTAGTGAACCACCAATGGCCTACTGCAGAAACAAAAGTAATAGAAGAATACCTGGGCCGTTATATCTGCCGCATCGGCATATCGAACAAGCGCTTGTCGTATGACAAAAACGGGCAAAACGTATGCATTGAATACAACAACTACCGGGAGCAAAAGGCGGGGCTGCCGGCGCCCAAAGCCTAA